The following DNA comes from Spirochaetales bacterium.
ACCATGTTGACGGACTCAATCTACCCACGACCGAATCCGTCGTTGAGATTATCAGGGATTTTTTCAGAATCATATTCCCCGGTTTTATCGGAAATGAGGCCGTGACCACGTCTTCAGTTCGCTATTATGTGGGATCGATCATCGAACAACTCTATGATAAATGTGTGGAACAAATAACGCGTGCGTTGAAGTATCAGTGTACCCTGAACAAATGCGACGAATGCGATTGTGAATGGAGGGCGAAACATATTACCGAAAAGCTTCTTCAATCGCTTCCCGAAAACAGGCGATTGCTGAAACTCGATGTCGAGGCGGCCTATGACGGGGATCCTGCCGCGAAATCCCTTGACGAGATTATTATGGCCTATCCGTTCATCAAGGCAATCACGGTCCACCGGATCGCACATATCCTCTACACCGAACAGGTTCCCCTTATCCCCCGTATCATGAACGAGTGGACGCATTCGGAAACCGCTATCGATATCCACCCGGGGGCGAACGTCGGTGAATCGTTCTTCATCGATCATGGCAGCGGTGTGGTTATCGGTGAAACGACGGAAATAGGAAACAATGTGAAAATATATCAGGGGGTCACCCTCGGCGCCCTCTCGTTTTCCAAAGACGAACGCGGTAAGATGATCCGGGGGACAAAAAGGCACCCGACCCTCAAGGATAACGTGACGGTATATGCGAACGCGACGATTTTAGGCGGACATACCGTCATCGGCAAGAATGTGGTGATCGGCGGTAATACATGGATAACCGAGTCCGTCGAACCGGATACGGTCGTCACTATCAGCAATCCGGAACTCTGTTACCGAAAAAACGGTGAATGTGGAAGCCGTGTCACTTCATGAAGCGTCTCGGGAAGACGAAGTGCCCCCGCCATTATCGCGGCGTTTTGCTTCCGGACCGCTTCAGGGGATGGTACGAAATGCGGTTTTCCTGCGCCTAATTCGAAATGTTGTTGTTCGACCATTCAATGGCGAACTGGCGTAACTCTATGGCGTTTTTCATATGCAATTTTTTCTTGAGGCTTTTTCTGTACGTCTCGATCGTTCCCGGTTTGAGATAGAGTTTCTCCGCGATCTGGTGAGGTTTATACCCTTTTCCGATGAGTCTGAATATCTCGAACTCGCGATCCGATAATCGCTGAATCGGGTCGAATGATTTTGACATGATGCTGTCCACCATTTGGGTGAGAATGGTGTCTTCCATATCGGGACTGAGATAAATTTTCCCGTCGATAATCGTTTTAATCGCCGAGATGACGCAGGAAGGATCTTCCGATTTCATGACATATCCCTGGGCACCGAGGTTCAGGGATCTTGTGGCGAACACCGCTTCATCATACATCGAAAGAACGAGGCAGTAGGTGTCGGGATGGTTGTGGCGGAGAATCTTCACCAGTTCGAGACCGTTTTTTCCGTTGAGTGAAATATCGATAATGGCAAAATCGAACCGTTCGTTTTCGATGAGTAAAATGGTTTCTTCAAAAGTCGAGGCCTCTCCGATGACCTCGAATCCTTCTTCGCTGTTTATCAGGTAGGCAAGACCTTTGCGAAAAATCGGATGATCATCGATAATAATGAAACTGACAACATCCTTGCATGTTTTTATCATTGCTTTTTCCCCTTTCGTTTCACTCCGTATCGTGCATCATATGTTCGTTTTTAATGAGTACAACCCCCGCAAACGGACGATCCTGTACCCGCGCATTATAACGGGCGGATACACAACCCGGCATGAATGCGCTGGTCACCGTATCACATAAGATTTCATCAGCGTGGTATGGTGTCCTCATGATTCTCCGGAACCGATGATGACAGACACCGAGTTAGGTTTCTTCCTCGTTCATCATTATACACCAGAAATTGGTTTTATACAGTAGAATTTTTCAAGAAATTTTACTATTTTCCGTCAGTGAGGCTTTCGTCAAAGCACCCATTTTTCACGGTGCGGCATACAGGCCGGGGATAAGGAGGCGGTGTATCGTTACGGATGACCGGGAACAGGAGGCATTCTTATTCGGACAACCCGGGGCCGTCGATTCGGATAAGCACGTCATTTCCCGAAACGAGTCTGTCTCCGTCGATTTTGAGGCGACGCGGAAACGGGCTCCCGGAACCGAGATCGACCGACACCGAAAGCCCGTCGATGCTGTAACGGCCTTCATACGTTACGGGCATTCTCGCTTCCGGGCCGAGGATTTCTTCGATGACCACCGATCCGTCCTCCCGGAAACTCCATGTCCACTCACCCGATACCCTCGATTTTTTTCTCGCGGTCATTTTCCAGGTTCCGATGACCGGATTCATAACGCTCTCCTTTCCCTCTTTTTCGACAAATCCGCCCGCCTCATCTCCATTGTCGTTCGAGAGGATAAAATCATATATTTCATCTACCCTGAGTTCCCACGTCGCCCCCTGTATCGGATCCGGGTAAAATAGAAAAAAAGTATCTTCGACGTGTTGTTTTTTCGGGATTTCAAGGTAGACCGGTGAACGCGGCGTCTCGTCGGTAATATGTTTTTGAGTACCATCGGGAAAAAGGTAAATGGTCGCTGTGAGAGTTTTATCGAGTGAGGTCGTATTTTTAACACGAACCGTGAAATTGACGATCCCGTCGATACAGGACGGCGCGTGCGAAACTGAAATTTCCAGTCCCTTTTGTTTTATTGTTTTCGCGTGGACAGGTATGAGAGCAAGGATAACCAAAAGGGATAAAACTGCGTACCATGTTTTCATTTCAAACACTCATCCTTTCAGAACGCGCGTTAACCGCCCGTTTATCGTGTGTTAAAAAAGCGGTATATAAACGACATCCGCCGCTTTTTCAAACGACGTCCGCCGTTATTCCTTTCTCTTCCGCTATTCACGGATGTCGTACGCCATGCGTCATTCCATAAGCACGGCGGTCATGAATGACCGGTACGCCTCCGCCATCTCCGCATTCAGGGGGATATGATCCGGATCGAATCGAAATGAAGGACAGGCAATCGCGTAGGCGAGGGATTCTCTGTTTTCCTCCCAGGAGGTTTCCCATCGCGAAGCGGGGAAAAAGAGGAGGGGACCGGATGTTTCCCGGTGCGTGAAGGGAAGAAGGGGATTACTCTCTTCAGCGATCGGGACACATCCCAATGCCCCGGTTTGAAAGAAGGCGTAGCGGTAAACGCCGTTGTTTTCATTGACGCTATTTCGTATATGCAAAGCGGGAATCTCAGGGCCGCCTCCGGGTTCGGGGAGGTCGATGAACCACTCGCATTGCAGGCCGGAAGCCTTGCCTTCTTTTTTTTCGATTATCCCGGTGTCGGAAAGAAGCCATGTTTCCTCCCGGACCGAACATGTGCCGTTTTCGTCAAGCCCGAGACGGACGAGACCCACGATACCGTTCGTAAGCATATCCGGATTGAGACCGATCCAGTTTCCCGTCAGGTCCTCATCCAGATATGCGTTCATGATGTGCGGATGTTTTTCAAGGGGAAATCGCCGGTCCGCGGCGTAATCGGATATACATTTTATTGAAAAAGCGATACGTTTCGACGCGAGAACCGCCTCCGTTCCGGAGTCGATGACGGAGAAAAAGCCGTGATACGGTTCGTCCGGGTTCCCCTTTTTTTCGAGTAAAAGAATGGGATAAAAAAACCATGCCGCCGTTTTCCAATGTGCGGGGTCAAAAGGAACAGCGTGTTCCTCCTGTTGTACCGTCGAACCGGAAGGCCATGTATCCTGATCTATTCTGAACGTAAAAATGAGTGAAGCCCCCGGAGAACCGAAAACATAGACATCGGTGACGGTAAACATCACCCCCGCCTCTCCGTTCCGGATGTCTTTTTTCATAATGATATTCCCGATTGAACAAAGGGGGGGATCGGCAAAGAGGGGAGAATGACAGGCGGGAAGAGAGAACCATATAACGATCACGATCGACAGATTTTTGATATTCATTTGTTTTCTGTCTGCCTCATTCCCTTTCGATAATAAAAAGTGACGCATCGTCCTTGTATTCCTGCTTCATGTGCCACCCGCGTTCTTCATTTTCAAGATTACGGATGAGATCCGGAATCTTGATCTTTGTATTGTTTTCGATAAAGGCAACAAGACGGTTAAAGCATATCTGATTTATGTCTGCAAACGTGGAATCGATAAGCCCGTCGGAATAGAGAAAAAGCCTGCTTTGGGGTTCAAACGTAAACTCGTATTCCGACAGCACCGGTTCCGCGGTCATTCCGATCGCGCTCCCGTTTGCCTGGATGATTTTAATCTTACCCTCATGACCCTGATAGATTGGGGAAGGATGTCCGGCGTTAACGAGACGGGTCGATCCTGTTTTTATATCGGTTATCGCGTATACCAGCGTGAAATATGGATTATCCTTTTCCGCGATAAAGAAGCGGTTGTTCAACTCCCGGGCCACTTCGCCGGGAGAACGTATCATGGATTGAGAGCCGTCCTCCGGCTGCCGGACCAGTATGCCCCCCTTGTTCGGGGCCGGAGAAAGGAATTGATGCAGATTCATGGAAAAAAGCGCCGTCGTAAAACCATACCCTGAAACATCGAGCATGAAGAAACCGATGTGGTTCTCGTCGAGTGAAAAAAAGTTGAAACTGACTCCGGAAGTGAGGATACTCGGTATGAAATACCAGGTGCTTCTGAATCCCGAAATCCGAATTCCTTTTCTGGGCAGGAGCCGCACCGGTTCGGTTACATTCCCGCGTGCGGGTTTATCCGATTGGCGATGGCGGTCATGTTTTTTACGGATACCGAAAAAAATGATGACGATGCCAATGACGTTACCCATTTTGTTTTGAAGCGGCGCGACCGAATATTCAATGGGAATCTTTACCTTGTCTTTTGTCATGAGAAGGAGATTTTCGCCTTTTGTCAGTTTTTTGAAAACGATCGATCTGTCCATGGGAAACGAGGCGAATGCCCCCGTCGCACTGTCGATAACGGGAAATACATCCGTGATGCGTTTGCCGGCCACTTCGTGCTGCGCCCACAAGGTGAGTTGTTCGGCAAATTGATTGATGAACCTGATTTCCCCTTTGACATTTACTACAATAAGCCCCTGGCCCATTCCCTTGAGAATCGACGAGTACCATTCACTGTTCTGTCTGAACTCCTTGGCCTTTCTCGCTTTCTGCAAGGTCATCTCAATGGCCAGTATCAATGATTTTTCCGAAAGGGGTTTGAGGATATAACCGTAAGGTTCGGTAATTTTCGCCCGTTCGACGGTTTCGTTGTCTGAGTACGCGGTAAGGTAGATAATCGGGATATCGTACATGTCCTTGATCGTCGAAGCGGTCTGGATCCCGTCCATCTCCCCCTTGAGGGTGATATCCATGAGAATCAGGTCGGGCTCCGTCTCGCCTGCCTGCTTGATCGCGTCTTTTCCGTTTGCCACCGGAGATGGAACATCATATCCAGCGGCAACAAGTCCTTCCTGAATTTGCAGGGCAACAATACTTTCATCCTCGACGACCATGATTCTCGCTTTAGCCACACGTCCCTCCTTCTTCGCACTACTCACTATAGTCTATCATTATATACTGACACAATCAAATATTTTTTTACGGAAGGGAAAAAAGACCGGGATTTTTTGCGATAACGCGGCCCGAAAGCATTGCCTTGAGAAAAATCTATTGAACAATATTTTCCCTTATGATAAAAATAGAGAGTACATTATTGTAAAAGGAGAATGACAGGTATCGATCGTCGGTTCCTTGCCGTTTTTTGTGAAGGAAGACGATTCTCCCGTGTGTATAATGTATCAGACCAGAAAGGAGCAAATCCATGAGAATGAAACATACCGCGATTGTCATTATACTCGCCATTTTCTCTGTGTCGACCGCTTTTTCTTTCGGACACAAGGAAAAACCCCAGCTTACCATACGGACGACGGGTCCGGTTTATCTTTCACCGAATGACGACGGGGTTCAGGATACGGGGCGGCTTTATTTTACCGTCACGATTCATGTAAAAAGCAAGGAGGGGTACGTGCCCCAGTACGGCATTATTCTGAAAGACTCCGGCGGGAATACCGTGGCGCAGGTACTCGAAAAGGATCCCGCGGATATCGGATGGTGGGATTCTCTATGGAAACCGTATGAGACATTCAGCGTGGATAAAGATATCGCCTGGGATGGAAAAGACAAAGACGGGAAGGTTCTTCCCGACGGCGCATACGACGCGGTGTTGTGGGTAAAGGACAGCGCCGGAAACCGCCAGGAGACGCAGATCGATCAGTTTATCGTTGACACGAAAAAACCGGAGGCGACGATCGCAATCGATCACCGTTATTTTTCACCAAACGACGACGGCCACCAGGATACCCTCGATATCGAACAAAGCGGATCGGTGGAACAAAACTGGGACGGGGTGATCATCGACGGCGAAAACAAGGTGGTCAAGGTCTTTTCTTCCTGGCAGGATGAATCTCCCGGGGAAGTGTCATGGGACGGAACGAAGTATGACGGCACCCTGGCGCCGGACGGCGGTTATACGTACGTGCTTTCCGCTTTCGACCGCGCCGGCAACTACAGCGAATACAGGGAAACGAATCTCTATCTCAGCACCCGCGAAACACCGCTTACCCTCACCCTTTCTTCCGGGTATTTTTCGCCGAACGGCGACGGGGAGATGGACGAGGTGACGATGACGGGTATATTTGAAAGTGTCGAAGGGCTGACAGGGTGGTCGATCGGCATCAAGGATCAGGACGGGAACGTTCTCCGCCGTTTTGACGGCACCTCCGATACCCTTCCCGACAACATCGTTTATGACGGTACGGATGAGGCCGGCAGGCTCCTTCCGGAAGGCGTTTATCAGGCGGAGTTTCAGGCGACCTACATACACGGCAATAATCCGGTCGTCACTGAACCGCTCACCGTGGACTTTACCCCTCCCCAGGTGGATATCGTGGTCGAAAATCCCTATTTTTCACCGAATGACGACGGGAACAGAGACGATGTTATCGTGGTCCTTGATTCCGACGAGGCCATTACGTGGACCGGAAATATCATCGACGATTCGGGAAGCGTGATACGAAACATATCGGCGACCGTTCCGGAAACGTTCATCACATGGGACGGAAAGGACTCTAACGGGGTATCGCAGCCGGAAGGGACATATAGCCTTTCTCTGGTATGCAGCGATCAGGCCGGAAACGATACCGAAGTGACGGGCGGTGAGATGATCATCGACCTCACGCCGCCCGAGACATATATCTCCCTCACATCGGAAATCTTTTCACCGAACGGCGACGGACAGAAAGATACGGTGACCATCGAGGTTTCGTCGGATGAACCGGTCGAGGGTGTGTGTGTCGTAAAGACGGCCTCCGGAGAAGAGATACGTTCAATATTTGTCAATCTCGAAATGGTGTCTGTCGAGTGGGACGGCCGCGACGATGAAGGCAGGATCGTCGAAGACGGCACCTATACCATCACCGGAAACTTGTCCGACGCTGCGGGCAATCTGTCGTCCACCGAAGCATTGAGTGTTCAAAGTGATTCACGCTCGATGCACGTATTCCTGACCGTACCGCGCGGTTTTTCACCGAACAACGACGGTATTGACGATGTGCTTACGATAGGCCTTACCGCCGAACACCGGGATGAAATTACCGGCTGGAACATCGAAATCACCAATTCCACCGGGACGTCAAAGAAGACCATTCCCGGAGGTGAAAAACTTCCGGAAACCGTGCAGTGGGACGGTAAAAACGACAATAAAGAGATAAAGGAAGACAACTACCGGGTCGTGCTTAGCGTCGATTATGTCAACGGGACAAAAAGCCGTGATATTTCGAATTATCTCCGGCTCGATATTTCTCCGCCCGAGGTGGATCTCAAGGTGTCGAGCAAATCCGATACGGATGAAGATACCGTTGATGACGAAATATTCATCACCCTCGAGATCAAGGATGACAGTGAAATTGACCGGTGGGTGCTTGATATCGTGAACAACCAGGGCGAGATTTTGAGAAGCTACAGCGGCGAGGGGGATCCTTCGGACGATATTTCGTGGAACGCGACAAAGGGCGATAAACCGGTGCCGGCCGAGGACCAGTATACGATGGTCGTTGAAGTGACGGATGTACTGGGAAACAAGAACCTCCACAAAAAGACACTCCCGCTCGAAATCCTTGTCGTCAGAATCGGCGACAAACTCTATGTACTGGTACCGAATATCATATTCGGCGCGTATAAATACAAACTCGATTCCGCCGGAAAAAAGATGTACGACAGAAACATGAAGTCCCTGAAAAAGGCTGTTGAAATATACAAGAAATACCCGAATTATCTTGTCGGCCTCGAAGCCCATGCCCTGAATATCTACCTCAACAAGCCGGGTAAAAAGGAACAGGAAGAACGCATCCTCCTTCCATTGACCAGGCGAAGGGCGGAAGAGGTAAAAAAGGCGATGATCAAACTCGGTGTCGATGAAAAGAGGATCAGGACATTCGCCTACGGAGGAATTTACCCCATCGTGAGTGTCAGGGACAGGAAAATATACTGGAAGAACAGGCGGGTGGAGTTTATCCTGCTCGAACCGGATGCCGAATCTTCGGGCGGGGAATAAGCCCGGGCGGAATGCGAATCATTCATACGGCGGACTGGCATCTCGGGAAGCTGTTCTACGGCATTTCCCTCACCGATGACCAGTCCGCCATACTGGACGAGCTTGTTCTGCTGCTTAAAGACGAAAAACCGGATGTTCTCGTTGTCTCGGGCGATATCTATGACAGGGCGGTTCCCCCGTCGGAGGCGGTAAGCCTGCTCGATGATATTCTTTACC
Coding sequences within:
- a CDS encoding serine acetyltransferase yields the protein MHHLVDILGQSYEKQRGINHVDGLNLPTTESVVEIIRDFFRIIFPGFIGNEAVTTSSVRYYVGSIIEQLYDKCVEQITRALKYQCTLNKCDECDCEWRAKHITEKLLQSLPENRRLLKLDVEAAYDGDPAAKSLDEIIMAYPFIKAITVHRIAHILYTEQVPLIPRIMNEWTHSETAIDIHPGANVGESFFIDHGSGVVIGETTEIGNNVKIYQGVTLGALSFSKDERGKMIRGTKRHPTLKDNVTVYANATILGGHTVIGKNVVIGGNTWITESVEPDTVVTISNPELCYRKNGECGSRVTS
- a CDS encoding response regulator transcription factor, with amino-acid sequence MIKTCKDVVSFIIIDDHPIFRKGLAYLINSEEGFEVIGEASTFEETILLIENERFDFAIIDISLNGKNGLELVKILRHNHPDTYCLVLSMYDEAVFATRSLNLGAQGYVMKSEDPSCVISAIKTIIDGKIYLSPDMEDTILTQMVDSIMSKSFDPIQRLSDREFEIFRLIGKGYKPHQIAEKLYLKPGTIETYRKSLKKKLHMKNAIELRQFAIEWSNNNISN
- a CDS encoding SpoIIE family protein phosphatase produces the protein MAKARIMVVEDESIVALQIQEGLVAAGYDVPSPVANGKDAIKQAGETEPDLILMDITLKGEMDGIQTASTIKDMYDIPIIYLTAYSDNETVERAKITEPYGYILKPLSEKSLILAIEMTLQKARKAKEFRQNSEWYSSILKGMGQGLIVVNVKGEIRFINQFAEQLTLWAQHEVAGKRITDVFPVIDSATGAFASFPMDRSIVFKKLTKGENLLLMTKDKVKIPIEYSVAPLQNKMGNVIGIVIIFFGIRKKHDRHRQSDKPARGNVTEPVRLLPRKGIRISGFRSTWYFIPSILTSGVSFNFFSLDENHIGFFMLDVSGYGFTTALFSMNLHQFLSPAPNKGGILVRQPEDGSQSMIRSPGEVARELNNRFFIAEKDNPYFTLVYAITDIKTGSTRLVNAGHPSPIYQGHEGKIKIIQANGSAIGMTAEPVLSEYEFTFEPQSRLFLYSDGLIDSTFADINQICFNRLVAFIENNTKIKIPDLIRNLENEERGWHMKQEYKDDASLFIIERE